One Solanum lycopersicum chromosome 4, SLM_r2.1 DNA window includes the following coding sequences:
- the LOC101267805 gene encoding abscisic acid 8'-hydroxylase 2, with protein MFSWFWYIFPCLGLLLLQIIWYNNTAKTPAKKIPAGNRGIPVIGETILFMAAINSNKGFYDFIKIRRFKYGNCFKTNIFGQTHVFISSTEATKKILSNEGGNFTKRYIKSIAKLVGDQSLLCASHQHHKSIRSQLSNLFSTTSLSTMVRQFDELTINNLRTWHKKSSIIILHEALKITLEAICKMLMSLENKEELEMLHKDIGLIYEAMLSFPLRLPWTRFYKGLQARKRIMNLLDRIIEARRKSNKKYDDFLDYLLIKDNQIIQLTNEQIKDNILTMIIAGQDTTASAITWMVKYLDDNPMALNNLRAEQQALQQKVSCKAYLTFEDLNCMPYASKVVKESLRMASIVPWFPRMALQDCEIEGFTIKKGWIVNVDAKSIHFDPMLFHDPHKFIPSRFDDDSKPYSFLAFGMGGRTCLGLHLARAMMLVFVYRLTTSYRWKVLDSDESIQRWTLFSRLKSGCPIHVTSIEEERDSPNASKT; from the exons TTGTTATTATTACAAATCATATGGTATAATAATACGGCAAAAACTCCGGCGAAGAAGATTCCGGCAGGCAACCGGGGAATACCGGTCATCGGAGAAACTATTCTGTTCATGGCTGCCATCAATAGCAACAAAGGCTTCTATGATTTTATTAAGATTCGACGATTTAA GTATGGGAATTGCTTCAAAACGAATATATTTGGGCAAACACATGTATTTATATCGAGCACGgaagcaacaaaaaaaatactaagtAACGAGGGAGGAAATTTTACTAAGAGATATATAAAGTCAATTGCAAAGCTCGTGGGAGACCAAAGTCTTCTTTGTGCTTCACATCAGCATCATAAAAGTATTCGAAGCCAACTTAGTAATTTATTCTCAACAACATCTCTTTCGACAATGGTTAGACAATTTGATGAATTGACAATTAATAATCTTAGAACTTGGCACAAAAAATCCAGCATTATTATTCTCCATGAAGCTTTAAAG ATAACCCTCGAAGCAATTTGCAAAATGTTAATGAGTTTGGAAAACAAAGAGGAACTAGAAATGTTGCATAAGGATATTGGGTTGATTTATGAAGCAATGTTGTCATTTCCATTAAGACTACCATGGACTAGATTCTATAAAGGCCTACAG GCcagaaaaagaattatgaatTTGCTGGACAGGATAATAGAAGCAAGAAGAAAGTCCAATAAAAAGTATGATGATTTTCTTGATTATCTTTTGATTAAGGATAATCAAATCATACAATTAACAAATGAGCAGATTAAAGATAATATATTAACTATGATTATTGCAG GTCAAGACACCACAGCTAGTGCAATTACATGGATGGTTAAATATTTGGATGATAATCCAATGGCCCTTAACAACCTTAGG GCTGAACAACAAGCCCTCCAACAGAAAGTTTCTTGCAAAGCATACCTCACATTTGAAGATCTGAATTGTATGCCGTATGCATCTAag GTTGTAAAGGAATCACTTCGAATGGCTTCAATAGTACCCTGGTTTCCAAGAATGGCACTTCAAGATTGTGAGATTGAAG GATTTACGATCAAAAAAGGTTGGATCGTTAATGTGGATGCTAAATCAATACATTTTGATCCAATGCTATTCCATGATCCACATAAATTCATTCCTTCAAGATTTGAT GATGATTCAAAACCATATAGTTTCTTAGCATTTGGAATGGGAGGAAGAACATGCCTTGGATTGCATTTGGCTAGAGCCATGATGCTTGTTTTTGTCTATCGTTTGACCACGTCCTACAG ATGGAAAGTATTGGATTCCGATGAAAGCATTCAAAGATGGACACTTTTCTCGAGACTAAAAAGTGGTTGTCCAATACATGTTACGAGTATAGAAGAGGAGAGGGACTCCCCAAATGCATCAAAAACTTGA